In Poecilia reticulata strain Guanapo linkage group LG17, Guppy_female_1.0+MT, whole genome shotgun sequence, the following proteins share a genomic window:
- the LOC103479670 gene encoding retinoid isomerohydrolase: MASRFEHPAGSYKKIFETCEELAEPLPATVTGRIPSFLKGSLLRLGPGLFEVGDEPFYHLFDGQALMHKFDFKNGQVTYYRKFVRTDAYVRAITEKRVVITEFGTFAYPDPCKNIFSRFFSYFKGVEVTDNCLVNVYPIGEDFYAVTETNYITKVNTDTLETLKKVDMCNFVNINGVTAHPHIEQDGTVYNIGNCMGKGATLAYNIVKIPPTQKDKSDPIEKSKVVVQFPSAERFKPSYVHSFGMSENYFVFVETPVKINLLKFLSAWSIRGSNYMDCFESNESQGTIFHVAKKDPGEYIDLKFKGAPIGMFHHINTYEDQGFIVLDICSWKGFEFVYNYLWLANLRANWEEVKKAAMMAPQPEVRRYVIPLDVHKEEQGKNLVSLPYTTATAVMHADGMVWLEPEVLFSGPRQAFEFPQINYQKYGGKNYSYAYGLGLNHFIPDRICKLNVRTKETWVWQEPESYPSEPLFVQTPDGVDEDDGVLLTIVAAPGSQRPAYMLILNAKDLSEIARAEVECSIPVTFHGMYKQ, from the exons ATGGCGAGCAG atttgaaCATCCAGCTGGTAGCTACAAGAAAATCTTTGAGACATGTGAGGAACTAGCTGAACCTCTGCCAGCAACAGTCacag gtAGAATTCCTTCATTTCTGAAGGGAAGTCTTCTCCGTTTGGGACCTGGACTCTTTGAGGTTGGAGATGAACCTTTCTATCACCTCTTTGACGGACAGGCCCTCATGCATAAATTCGACTTCAAGAACGGCCAAGTCACCTACTACAGGAA GTTTGTTCGAACAGATGCGTACGTCCGAGCCATCACAGAAAAACGTGTGGTTATCACTGAGTTTGGGACATTTGCCTACCCAGATCCCTGCAAGAATATCTTCTCCAG atttttctcctATTTTAAAGGAGTTGAAGTCACAGATAACTGCCTGGTTAATGTTTACCCTATAGGAGAGGATTTCTATGCCGTGACAGAAACAAACTACATCACTAAAGTGAACACTGATACCTTGGAGACTCTGAAGAAG GTTGACATGTGCAACTTCGTAAACATTAATGGCGTCACAGCTCACCCCCATATTGAGCAAGATGGTACTGTATACAACATTGGAAACTGCATGGGAAAAGGTGCAACACTGGCCTACAACATTGTGAAGATTCCTCCCACTCAGAAAG ATAAGTCAGACCCTATTGAGAAGTCCAAAGTGGTGGTTCAGTTTCCCAGTGCTGAGAGGTTCAAGCCATCGTATGTCCACAG CTTTGGCATGTCAGAAAACTATTTTGTCTTCGTTGAGACTCCAGTGAAGATCAACCTGCTGAAGTTCCTCAGTGCCTGGAGCATCCGAGGTTCCAACTACATGGACTGCTTCGAGTCTAACGAAAGCCAAGGA ACCATTTTCCACGTTGCCAAGAAAGACCCTGGAGAGTACATCGACCTGAAGTTCAAAGGAGCACCAATTGGCATGTTCCACCACATCAACACCTATGAGGATCAAGGATTCATTGTTCTTGACATTTGCTCATGGAAAGG ATTTGAGTTTGTTTACAACTACTTGTGGCTGGCCAACCTGAGAGCCAACtgggaggaggtgaagaaggCAGCCATGATGGCGCCCCAGCCAGAGGTGCGGCGATATGTCATCCCTCTGGATGTCCACAAG GAGGAGCAGGGGAAGAATCTCGTGAGTCTGCCGTACACCACAGCCACAGCAGTCATGCATGCTGACGGGATGGTCTGGCTGGAGCCTGAAGTGCTCTTCTCTGGACCTCGCCAAG CCTTTGAGTTTCCACAGATTAACTACCAAAAGTATGGAGGAAAGAATTACTCATACGCCTATGGGCTTGGACTCAACCATTTCATACCAGACAGG ATCTGCAAGCTGAATGTGAGGACCAAGGAGACTTGGGTTTGGCAAGAGCCTGAGTCATACCCCTCAGAGCCCTTGTTTGTTCAGACTCCAGATGGGGTAGATGAAGATGATG GTGTCCTCCTTACCATTGTGGCAGCTCCTGGTTCCCAGAGGCCAGCATATATGCTCATTCTAAATGCCAAGGATCTGTCAGAAATCGCAAGAGCAGAAGTGGAGTGCTCCATTCCCGTCACATTTCACGGGATGTACAAACAGTGA